The genomic DNA ACGAAGATGTGCGCCACGTTGCGGCCGGAGTCCCGACCGTGCCCGCCATCCACTGGATCAATCGTCCGACGTTCCAGCAGGTCGTCCAGATCGGCGAGGCCGATGCGTTCGCGTGCGAAAGCTCGCGAACGTCCGATGCTGCGGCCAAACAGCCGCTCGCGATCGAGAGCGTTTTCGGTGACGGCACGCTGGTGGTCGGCAAACCGAAGGCAGTCTGCGAGGCCGCGGAAGTCGGCGAGACGGCGATCCGCAATGAGGGTGCGCATCTGGCCTGTTACCGCGCGCGTGCGCAGTCGTCCGAGGAGATTTCGACGCCGCGCACGGCGAGCCTGCATTCGCCGTTCGTCTCCGGCGGGGTTGCGCTGTCTCGTGTCAACAGTCTTTGCATCGCGGCAGAAGTCGACGGCGAAGCGTCGCCTGCTGCTCCGAGCGCACGGCAGTGTTTCCGCGCATCGCTCACCGACGCGTCGGATCCAGACATCGAGATTCCGGTGACCGATGATTTCGGAACCAGGTCGATGCGGCTGGTGCGTCTCGACTCCGTCTGTCTGCCCGTTTCGACCCCGGCTCACGCCCTGGTGGATGCGACCGGGGACCTGGCCTGCTTCCGCGTACGCAGGGCAAAAGGCGAAGAGCGCTTCACGGCGCAGGACGTCAACGTCGTGACCGAGCTCGGAGCCAGCACGCAGTCTCTCGTACGTGACGATCTCGTCTGCGTTCCGGCGCGAGTCGAGGTCGACTGACCGGACCGTCTTCCGCTCGACCGAGAGTCTACCCTCCCAGCTCCCGGTCGAACGGAAGGAAGGCGAGCCCGCCGCTGCTCACGGCGGGCTCGCCGCGTTTGTGCGCAAACCCTTCGTCTTTCGTGCGAAACGCAGGCCCGAGTGGCGTAACCCGTACTTGCTGGCCGGCGGATGGGCGCTTAGCTTTGTAGGGGATGTCTGTCTCCAGCAACACCAGCACCGCCGACGATGCCGCCACAACCTCCGGAGTGACGCTTCGGAAGACGATGCGGCACTTCGTAAGCATTGCCCGCGCATTCTTCATTCAGTCCCGTCACAGGCGCCGCGCCTGTACGTATCTTGCGATCACGCTTGCGTTCGCACTGGCCGTCGGCGGCGTCCAGGTACTGATGAGCTACGCGGGCCGCGATTTCATGACCGCGATCTCGCAGAAAAACTTCGACGGTTACTGGATAGCGCTGTACTGGTACCTCGGGACGTTCGTTCTCGCTGTCCCCATCGGGGTCTACTATCGCTGGATGGAAGAGCGCCTCGGGCTGATGTGGCGAGAATCATTGTCCGAGCATCTGATCGAGCGCTATTTCAACAACCGCGCGTACTACCGGTTGCGCGGCGGCGATGCGGTCGACAACCCGGATCAGCGTATCGGCGAAGACGTCCGTCTGTTCACGACAAAGTCGCTGACGTTCTTTCTGATCATGCTCAATGCCACGGTCACCGTGATCGCCTTCATCGGCGTGCTGTGGACGATCTCCAAGCTGCTCGTGACAGTGCTTTTCCTGTACGCCGTCGCCGGAACCGTGGGCAGCGTCCTGATCGGGCGGCGCCTCGTGCGCCTTCACTATCACCAGTACGCCCGCGAAGCCGATCTCCGCTACGGCCTCGTGCGCGTACGCGACAACGCCGAGTCGATCGCATTCTATCGCGGAGAGCGCCGCGAGCACGCCGATCTGCTCATGCGCCTGCTGCGCGCGCTGCGCAACACGGCGGCCATCATCGGCTGGAACCGGAATCTCGGATTCTTCTCGAACAGCTACAACTACGCTGCGCTCGTGCTGCCGACGGTCATCGTCGCACCGATGTACATGCGCGGGGAGATCGAATTCGGCGTGGTCACGCAGGCGGCGGGGGCGTTCGCGCAGGTGCTTGCGGCGGCCTCGCTCATCATCACGCAGTTCGAGCAGCTGAGCGATTACCTCGCGAACGCGCAGCGTCTCGGAATGCTGTGGGAAAACCTCGACGAATTCGACGCGGAGGAAGAGCGCATCGCGCGTGAATCCCAGCTCGAAATCGAAGAGGACAGCCGTTTGATCCGGCTCGAGGACCTCACCGTCTGTACTCCGAAGGACGAGCGTGAGCTCGTGCAGAACCTGTCGCTCGAGCTGCGCAAAGGGCAGAGCATCCTCATCATGGGACCGAGCGGATCCGGCAAGAGCTCGCTGCTGCGAACCATCGCGGGCCTGTGGCCGACCGGCAAGGGCATGCTCGAACGTCCGCCGCTTTCCGAGCTGATGTTCCTGCCGCAGCGGCCGTACATGGTCGAAGGCACGCTGCGCGACCAGCTGCTGTACCCGTATCCTCAGCAGAAGATCAGCGACGAGGAGATCCGCGAGATCGTCGACAAGGTGAACCTGTCCGACGTTTTTGACCGCGTGGACGGCGATCTCGACCGGCAGGTCGACTGGGTCAACATCCTGTCGATCGGCGAGCAGCAGCGCGTAGCGTTTGCCCGCGTGCTGCTGCGCAAGCCGCGTTACGTGTTTCTCGACGAGGCAACCAGCGCGCTCGACGAAGACAACGAGGAGCGCATGTACCATCTCGTGATGGATTCGCACTGCGGCTTCATCAGCGCCGGCCATCGCACGACGTTGATCCAGTTTCATGACCGCGTGCTCCAGCTCGATCGCGAGGGGAACTGGGAGATCAAAGAGAAGCGGCGGAAAGTCGCGTAACAGTCCGAACCGGCGAACCCGCCCAACCCCTGCATCCCGTCCGATCCTTGTTCTCGCCTGGCCGGTCACCGGCCTCGTGCAGGCGGATTGACTCCCCCAAACGAAAATGAATATAGATTTCAAAATGGCCGAACGGCCACATTTGGAGGGAAGTACAACCCAATGGTTTCTCGACGGATTATGGGAGCGCTGGCCGCGACCGGCCTGGCTCTGGCTGTAGTTGCGGCGCCCGCGCGGGCGGCAGAGGACCGGGCGATCCGGGCGCAGATGGAGGAGCTCGAACGCAAGCAGGAGGCCCTCCAGGCGGAGATGCAGGAGCTTCGCAGGAAGCTCGAAGCCGCACCGCCGGCCGAAACCAAGGTCGTCGAGGTCGAGCGCAAGCAGAACGTGATCACCGAAGAGGTCCGCAAGATTCGCGAGGCGCTCGCGCTGCCCGAGACGAAGGAGCTCAAGAGCGAGTACGGACTCGGTCCGGCGGCCTCGAAGGTCTACGGAGTCACGCGCGGCGTGTCACTCGGCAGCTACGGCGAGTTCAACTACAAGAACGTGGTTTCGGACAAGGGCGGGGACGACGACGAGTTCGATTTCGAACGGCTGGTTCTGTACACGGGCTACAAGTTCAACGACACCTTCGTGTTCAACTCCGAAATCGAATTCGAGCATATCCTCACTGCCGGCGACTCCGACGGTGAAGTGCACGTGGAGTTTGCGAACCTCGACGTGCTGCTCAACAAACGATTGAACATACGGTCGGGTCTGATGCTGGTGCCGATGGGTTTTCTCAACGAGATGCACGAGCCGCCGTTCTACCACGGCAATCAGCGTCCGGTCGTCGAGGACAAGATCATTCCGAGCACATGGAGCGCCGGCGGCGTCGGCATATTCGGCGAGCTGCTGCCCGGCCTGACCTATCGCACGTACGCGATTACGGGCCTTGACGCTTCCGGTTTCAATTCCGGCGGCATTCGCGGCGGCCGGCAGGAAAGCATCGAGAAGGCCGAGGATTTCGCGTGGGTCGGCCGCATCGATTACAGCCCGCTCGAGATGCTCACCATCGGCGGCTCGGCGTACCTCGGAGACTCCGGCCAGCACGAGTCGTTCGGCAACGACGGCAACGGCCGCAAAGCCGACGTGTTCACGCAGATCTACGAAGCGCACGGGCAGCTGAGAACGCACGGCTTCGAAGCGCGGCTGCTCGGAGCGTGGGTCGAAGTCGACGACGCGGCTCTGCTCAGCAGCGACAAGGACATCAACCCGCACACCACCGAGCCGGACGAGCCCGATCAGCCGGTCGCCAGCTCCCAGTTCGGCTGGTACGGCGAGATCGCCTACAACGTGCTCCCGCTGATCGATCCCGAAACCGGCCACTACCTGGCGCCGTGGTTCCGGTATTCGCACGTCGATACGCAGAGCGACATCCCGTCGGGTTTCGACGAGAATCACATCGATGACTTCGATGTCTTCGAGGTCGGCCTGACCTACAAGCCGATCCCGCAGATCGTCTTCAAGCTCGATTACCGGAACCAGGATCCGAAGTCGGGCGAGCTGCCCGACGAAGTCCGGATCGGAGCAGGATTTGTGTACTGACAAGCCGCAGCACGTTCTGGCTGTTGTCCTGCTGGCGACGGGCATCGCGCTTGCGATGCCCGTCGCCGCTGCTCGCGCAAAGGTCTACCACGCACGGGATGAAGCTCTCGCGCTCGCGTTTCCCGACGCCGAGCGCGTCGAAGCGCGCGACGTCGTTCTCAGCCAGGAACAGCACGATCGCATCGAGAAGCTGGCCAGGGCGCCGCTCGATACCAGCCTCATCACGATCTACGTGGGCTGGAAGGGGAGCGCACCCGCTGCCTACGCCATCTTCGACACGCACACGGTGCGCACGTTTCCGGAAACGTTTCTCGTCGTGATCTCGCCGGATGGAAAGGTGAAAGCCACGCAGGTCCTGGCGTTTCACGAGCCGGAGGAATACCTGCCGACGCGGCGCTGGCTCGATACCTTCCAGGGCGCCGCCCTCGACGACGATCTGCAGGTTGGCCGGCACGTCGCGGGAATTTCGGGGTCCACGCTTTCCACGCGGGCCGTCACGTCGGGAATCCGCCGTGCGCTGGCTATCTGGAACGTCGTGATCGGGGGCAAGTAGCGTGCGATTCGTCGTGACCGGGGAGTGGACGCGCAATCACCTGCTCAAGGCGATCGTCTGGTGCTTTCTCTCGTACACGCTGCTGCTGTGGATCAGCAACTTTGCGATGTACTTCACGAAGATGTCGCTGTCGCCGCAGTCGGTCGTCGAATATTACCTCGGCAGCGAAGAACGGTTCCTGTCGCCGCGCACCATGCAGGGAATGCTCGAGGTCCTGCATTTCCACGCGTTCGCGATGGGAATCCTGCTGCTGACGCTCACGCACCTGCTGCTGTTCGTTCCAATTTCCATGCGGGCCAAGGCGTGGGGAATCTGCACGGCGTTCGTCTCCGGAATCGGTGACGAGCTTGCCGGATGGGCGGTGCGCTTCGTGCATCCGGGCTTTGCCGTCGTGAAGGTCGGATTCTTCGTGCTGCTGCAGACTGTGCTGCTGGTGCTGATGGTCCTCGTCGCGCGCGCTCTTCTTTTCGAGCAGCCGAGCGCTTATACCGACAGCGACCCGGAAGCCGACGAACTCGAATCGTGAAGCTCGCGGCGGCCCTCGCGTTCACGATTCTGCTTGTTTGCGCTTCGGCTTCGCATGCCGCCGTCGCACGCGACGGCCAGCCGGTGATGGGCACTGTGCTGACGGTTACGGTGGTTGCCGGCGATCGCGCGACCGCCGAGCGACTGGTCAACGAAGCAATCGACGAGGCCCGCCGCTGGGACGATGCGCTGACCATCTGGCGAGACGATGGCGAGCTTGCGCGATTCAATCGCCGTGCGGGCAAAGGCGCGTCGCCTGTCAGCGCGAGGCTCGAGCACGGCCTGCTCGCGATGCTCGAGCTCTCGAAACAGAGCGGCGGGGCATTCGAGCCCGCAGTTGCGATGCTTCCGGAACGCGGCGACGCGCACGCGCTGCTTCGCCGGGTCGGCGATTGTCTGGCTGTAACGCCGGCGCATGACGGGGCCGGCGTTCGCAGCGCATCGCGTAGGGCAACCACCGCTGCACCGGAGCACGCGACCGCGAAGCTCGATGCAGGCTGCGCTCTGGATCCCGGCGGAATCGGCAAGGGCCTGGCGCTGGATGCGATCGTGGCGTTGCTCTCGGGTCGCGGAGCGACGGCGGTGTTTCTCGACTTCGGTGGATCGAGCCAGACCGCCATTGGAGCTCCGCCGGGAAACTCGCGCGGCTGGCCCGTCCTGATCAGCGGACTTGCCGACGGCAAGACGCACGGAACGGTCCTTCTCAACGACTCGTCGCTGTCGACGTCGCGTTCCGGTGCGACCGACACCAGACCGATCCTGGATCCGCGCACGAAGCTTCCGGTCCCCGGGCCCCGTCTCGCGACGGTTCTGGCACGGTCGGCGACGGCGGCGGACGCCTGGTCCACGGCCCTGGTCGTGCTCGGCGAGGATGGCATCGAGAAGGCAAGGGCAGCGAATCTGCAGGTGTTTCTGGAAAGCGCCCGAGGAGCCTCGGCCACGCCAGGTTTCCCTTTTGATCATTCCAGCGCCCCCGGAAGGGAATGATTTGAAAATGAAAGTCAGATTCCGCATGATTCGTGGGCGTCACGTCGAGCGGCCCCGAAGCCGGCAAGTGACCGAGCGGAACGAAAGGCACGGAGCCACCGACACGGAGCCACCGAGATGATCGTCTGCGAATGCACCGGCACCACCGACACGACCATACGTGCGCTCGCGAAGAGCGGCGTCGCGAGCGTCTCCGAAGTCGCGCGTCGATGCGGAGCCGGTAGCTGCTGCCAGTCGTGCCGTCCGCGCATCGCACGCATCCTGCGCGCTACACCGAACAGCGAAGCGTCGGCAAACGAGACCGTCGCCGCTCCTGATCAACTGGCCGTCTGACGCAACGGCTCCTTCCGGAAAACGATCGCTGAAAAACGATCGAGATACGATCGCCCGAAAATGATCGCCCGAGAACTATCGCGCGATGACGCGACGCAGGCCGCGTCCGACGAGCGCCGTCACATCGGCCAGCGCCTGCGGCAACTGCCATGCGGTGGAACAGGCGAGATAGCGCGGCGTCCATACCGGCCCGAACTTGTTCTTGTAGCGGCGCAGTCCTTCGAAATTGTAGAAGTGCTCGCCGTAGCGATATACGAGCCGTCCCGCGGCCGCCCAGAGCGAGCCCGGCGCGTAGTCCTCGAGTCCGGCAAGCGGGGCCATGCCGAGACTGAACCATCGATAGCCGTTCTCTTTTCCCCACAGCATCAGCGACGTGAACAGGTAGTCCATCACTCCGTTCGGCGTACCGGTCGCATAGCGCATCAGGTCCACGGTAAGCTCTTCGTGCGAGCCGCCGAGCCACAGATTCGCGAACGCGAAGATGCGTCCGTCCTTTTCGAGCACGGCGCACGGAGTGCTCGAAACGTAACCTTCGTCGAAATAGCCGAGGGAAAAGCCCTTTTCGCCGACGTTCTTCTCGGAAAGCCACTCGTCGGAAATCGTTCGAAGCTCGCCGAGCCGAGAGCGTGTCTCGTCGATGCTGAGCACGCGAAACTTGAATCCGTCGCGTTCGAGATTGCGACGCACGCGGCGAAGCTCGCTCGCATCCTTGCCGTGCTCCAGTGAAAACGTATCGAGATCGACGCGCGCTTCTTCGCCGAGCTTGAAGAGCGACATGCCGAGATCCAGGTACAGGTCGAGGCGGCGCGGCCCGATCTCGTAGAACACGCAGCGCGCATCGAAATCGTCTGCCAGGCCTTGAAACGCCCACAGGAGATCGGACCATTCCTCTTCCGGTCCGACGGGATCGCCCATCGTGACCCACGAGCGGCCGTTGACCCCGTACATCAGGAACGCGGTGCGCGCAGCGTTGAACATCAGCACTTTGTCGCCGACCAGCGCAAGGTTGCCGGCGGTGGAGGTCGAGTCGGCGACGATCCTGCGTGCATCTTCGAGATCGGCCTCGGTCGGCTCCTCCGGTTGCACGCGCGCCGGCCGCAGCAGGCGGATCGCACTGAACACCAGCAGCACGACGCTCATACCAACGCTCGCGCGCATCCACCGCGGCGCGTGAGCATGCAGTGCGAACTCCCACCAGAGCTCGCGGCGATAGTGGACGCTTTCGAATGCGATGAATCCGAGAGCGACTGCGGTGAAGGCCGCGACCAGCACGGCCGCGACCCACGGAGCCGTCAGCGGCTCGTTGAGAAGCGCCGACCTTCGGTAGAACCGGTCGCGGCCGAGCCGGAGTGCCGACAAAAGGACCGCGAGAAAAATCGTCAGCTCGATGTGAAAGCCGGCCAGAAGCGCGGCAGCGGCTCCGACCGCCAGCACCCACACGCCGACGCGGTACGCCGCATCGAGGCGACGCTGAAGGCTGTGCGCGACCAGCAGCAGAAGCGTGCCCGCAACGCTTGCCGTGAAATGCGCGGTTTCGATGATGGGCAGCGGCACCAGTCCGGAGATCGTGCGGAAGCGCGACGTGATCGGCGGCTCGGCTCCGGCCAGCAGCAGCGCGACGCCTGCCGCGAACACTCCGATTGCGAGCAGCGGCGCCGCGATCGACGTGATTCCCTGTACGGCCGGAGCGAGCGCTCCGCGGAGCGCGCGCCGCTGCTGCCGGGCTTCCTGCCACAGCAGCAGGGTCGCGCCCGCTCCGAGCGGCACGAGGTAGTAGCATGCGCGGAATACGAGAATGCTTGCGAGAATCGATGCGCTCGACGCGTCTCTTCCCATGAGCAGGAACAGCAGCGACGACTCGAGCACGCCAAGTCCGCCGGGAATATGGCTGAGCAGTCCGGCCAGCGTGGCCAGAAGGTAAAGCGCGAGGAACGGGGCCCAGTCGATGTGGAGCGATGGCGGCAGCACCACGTAGAGCGCGCTTCCGGCGAGCGTCCAGTCGGCCATTCCGACGACGATCTGCGCCGAGATGATGCGAGGCGATGGAATGGCGAGCTCGAGACCGCGGAATCGAAGCGGCTGCGAGCTGCGCCACGACCAGACGAGAAGCGCGACGACGGGCAGCGCGAGCACGATCCCGAGCGTTCGCGGGGCGGGCAGCACCGCCTGCCACGCGGCCGGGATGGCGATCGGCTCGATGAGAAACACCGTTGCAGCGAGCGACAGATAGCCGATCCAGAACGCCGCGGCGCAATAGACGATGATGCGCGCGATGTCGGCAGCCGAAAGACCCCACGAGGAATACAGCCGGTAGCGGATCGAGCTTCCCGCCAGGTTGCCGAGGCCGACGTTGTGACCGACCGAGTAGGCGACGAACGACGTGAGCGCGGTCCGCGCGCGGTCGAGCGTGCTGCCGACATAGATGCCGGCCAGATAGTCGTAGAGCGTCAGCACCGCGTAACTTGCTGCCGACAGCAGCAGGCACAGAGCCACGCGCGCAGGCGGCAGGCCGGAGAGCGACGCGCGCAGATCTTCGTAGTGGTACTCGCGCATCGCCTCGCGGACGGCGAAGCCGGCGGCTGCCACCACGACGAGGCCAAGAGCCGCGCCAGCGGCGTGCCGAAGTCGAAAGCGCAGAGCTGTCGAAGAAGCCGAACTGTTCATTGCGACGGAAGGCGATTGGCGGACCCGGACATGTGACCGATTGCGCACGCGGATGGTCAAACACCGCGACGCGCGAGCCCGGAGAGTATGAAGCGGAACGCACGCAGAGGAAACGTTCGTCGAGCGAGGGCTTGCCCGCAACGCGGCGATAGGGTTGGAAGTCTCGGTGGCTGAGTGTGTCCGCGGGCGGG from Candidatus Limnocylindrales bacterium includes the following:
- a CDS encoding ABC transporter ATP-binding protein/permease, whose translation is MSVSSNTSTADDAATTSGVTLRKTMRHFVSIARAFFIQSRHRRRACTYLAITLAFALAVGGVQVLMSYAGRDFMTAISQKNFDGYWIALYWYLGTFVLAVPIGVYYRWMEERLGLMWRESLSEHLIERYFNNRAYYRLRGGDAVDNPDQRIGEDVRLFTTKSLTFFLIMLNATVTVIAFIGVLWTISKLLVTVLFLYAVAGTVGSVLIGRRLVRLHYHQYAREADLRYGLVRVRDNAESIAFYRGERREHADLLMRLLRALRNTAAIIGWNRNLGFFSNSYNYAALVLPTVIVAPMYMRGEIEFGVVTQAAGAFAQVLAAASLIITQFEQLSDYLANAQRLGMLWENLDEFDAEEERIARESQLEIEEDSRLIRLEDLTVCTPKDERELVQNLSLELRKGQSILIMGPSGSGKSSLLRTIAGLWPTGKGMLERPPLSELMFLPQRPYMVEGTLRDQLLYPYPQQKISDEEIREIVDKVNLSDVFDRVDGDLDRQVDWVNILSIGEQQRVAFARVLLRKPRYVFLDEATSALDEDNEERMYHLVMDSHCGFISAGHRTTLIQFHDRVLQLDREGNWEIKEKRRKVA
- a CDS encoding FMN-binding protein encodes the protein MCTDKPQHVLAVVLLATGIALAMPVAAARAKVYHARDEALALAFPDAERVEARDVVLSQEQHDRIEKLARAPLDTSLITIYVGWKGSAPAAYAIFDTHTVRTFPETFLVVISPDGKVKATQVLAFHEPEEYLPTRRWLDTFQGAALDDDLQVGRHVAGISGSTLSTRAVTSGIRRALAIWNVVIGGK
- a CDS encoding FAD:protein FMN transferase gives rise to the protein MKLAAALAFTILLVCASASHAAVARDGQPVMGTVLTVTVVAGDRATAERLVNEAIDEARRWDDALTIWRDDGELARFNRRAGKGASPVSARLEHGLLAMLELSKQSGGAFEPAVAMLPERGDAHALLRRVGDCLAVTPAHDGAGVRSASRRATTAAPEHATAKLDAGCALDPGGIGKGLALDAIVALLSGRGATAVFLDFGGSSQTAIGAPPGNSRGWPVLISGLADGKTHGTVLLNDSSLSTSRSGATDTRPILDPRTKLPVPGPRLATVLARSATAADAWSTALVVLGEDGIEKARAANLQVFLESARGASATPGFPFDHSSAPGRE
- a CDS encoding (2Fe-2S)-binding protein translates to MIVCECTGTTDTTIRALAKSGVASVSEVARRCGAGSCCQSCRPRIARILRATPNSEASANETVAAPDQLAV
- the mprF gene encoding bifunctional lysylphosphatidylglycerol flippase/synthetase MprF encodes the protein MARAVRCPACRPDAPRPRTHSATETSNPIAALRASPRSTNVSSACVPLHTLRARASRCLTIRVRNRSHVRVRQSPSVAMNSSASSTALRFRLRHAAGAALGLVVVAAAGFAVREAMREYHYEDLRASLSGLPPARVALCLLLSAASYAVLTLYDYLAGIYVGSTLDRARTALTSFVAYSVGHNVGLGNLAGSSIRYRLYSSWGLSAADIARIIVYCAAAFWIGYLSLAATVFLIEPIAIPAAWQAVLPAPRTLGIVLALPVVALLVWSWRSSQPLRFRGLELAIPSPRIISAQIVVGMADWTLAGSALYVVLPPSLHIDWAPFLALYLLATLAGLLSHIPGGLGVLESSLLFLLMGRDASSASILASILVFRACYYLVPLGAGATLLLWQEARQQRRALRGALAPAVQGITSIAAPLLAIGVFAAGVALLLAGAEPPITSRFRTISGLVPLPIIETAHFTASVAGTLLLLVAHSLQRRLDAAYRVGVWVLAVGAAAALLAGFHIELTIFLAVLLSALRLGRDRFYRRSALLNEPLTAPWVAAVLVAAFTAVALGFIAFESVHYRRELWWEFALHAHAPRWMRASVGMSVVLLVFSAIRLLRPARVQPEEPTEADLEDARRIVADSTSTAGNLALVGDKVLMFNAARTAFLMYGVNGRSWVTMGDPVGPEEEWSDLLWAFQGLADDFDARCVFYEIGPRRLDLYLDLGMSLFKLGEEARVDLDTFSLEHGKDASELRRVRRNLERDGFKFRVLSIDETRSRLGELRTISDEWLSEKNVGEKGFSLGYFDEGYVSSTPCAVLEKDGRIFAFANLWLGGSHEELTVDLMRYATGTPNGVMDYLFTSLMLWGKENGYRWFSLGMAPLAGLEDYAPGSLWAAAGRLVYRYGEHFYNFEGLRRYKNKFGPVWTPRYLACSTAWQLPQALADVTALVGRGLRRVIAR